A genomic segment from Neobacillus sp. YX16 encodes:
- a CDS encoding DUF1128 domain-containing protein gives MNLSEKTTENVEFMIEQIKEKLKVLNLGAIKPSHFDEEMYEELKEIYEMVIKKPSFSPNEMQALVEELGNLRKNK, from the coding sequence ATGAATCTATCAGAAAAAACAACAGAAAATGTAGAGTTTATGATTGAACAAATCAAGGAAAAATTAAAGGTATTAAATCTTGGAGCCATAAAACCTTCACACTTTGATGAAGAAATGTATGAGGAATTAAAAGAAATTTATGAAATGGTTATTAAAAAACCATCTTTTAGCCCAAATGAAATGCAAGCCTTGGTAGAAGAGCTAGGAAATCTACGAAAAAATAAGTAA
- a CDS encoding YtxH domain-containing protein codes for MGKNLFLKGIFYGAIVGGALSLLDKKTRQDMKVNVKKGYEQVSYIARHPGEITENIKGTAEKIRNTIEQVSEDISYITGKVDELRELTPQVKEIVKETKSTFSNHEDSDVEELLKEVVVEEDSKEK; via the coding sequence ATGGGTAAAAATTTATTTTTAAAAGGCATTTTCTATGGAGCGATAGTGGGTGGAGCTCTAAGTTTATTAGATAAAAAGACACGACAAGATATGAAGGTCAATGTAAAAAAAGGGTATGAGCAGGTATCTTATATTGCTCGCCATCCTGGAGAAATAACGGAAAATATTAAAGGGACTGCTGAAAAAATTAGAAACACGATTGAGCAGGTCAGCGAGGACATTTCTTATATTACCGGAAAAGTGGACGAACTTCGAGAGTTAACTCCTCAAGTAAAGGAAATTGTTAAAGAGACAAAGAGTACTTTTTCTAATCATGAGGATTCAGACGTAGAAGAGCTGTTAAAAGAGGTTGTTGTGGAAGAAGACTCAAAAGAAAAGTAA
- a CDS encoding YihY/virulence factor BrkB family protein, whose protein sequence is MEKSVNVRKSLLRLLWHRIEEDDIPGLSAQLAYFFLLSLFPLLIFIFTLLPYLPIQHHDILGGIADFAPPQTMELIEKNVNYVMNNRNGSLLSFGVIGTIWSASNGIHALVRAFNKAYNVKESRSFIVSRAMAIVLTIGMIFVFIVAVLLPIFGREIGIFLFSYLGFKLEFLRIWEMLRLVISGIILFLIFTGLYWIAPNVKLRCRSAFPGAGFATVGWILSSYALSFYVSKFNNFSLTYGSIGAIIVLLIWLYISGFIIIIGGEINAFYSEKNKTNC, encoded by the coding sequence ATGGAGAAATCAGTGAATGTTCGTAAATCTTTGTTAAGGTTGCTTTGGCATCGGATAGAAGAAGATGATATTCCAGGTTTATCAGCGCAACTTGCCTATTTCTTTCTTCTTTCACTTTTTCCACTCCTCATTTTCATTTTTACATTATTGCCATATCTGCCCATTCAGCATCACGATATACTTGGGGGGATTGCAGACTTTGCCCCTCCTCAGACGATGGAGTTAATTGAAAAGAATGTAAATTATGTCATGAATAATCGAAATGGTAGTTTACTTTCATTCGGTGTAATTGGGACCATTTGGTCGGCATCTAATGGAATTCACGCTCTGGTAAGAGCTTTTAACAAAGCCTACAATGTGAAAGAAAGTCGTTCGTTTATTGTTTCTAGAGCAATGGCCATCGTGCTGACCATCGGGATGATTTTTGTTTTTATTGTTGCCGTTTTACTTCCGATATTCGGAAGGGAAATTGGAATATTTCTTTTCTCCTATTTAGGTTTTAAGCTGGAATTCCTCCGTATATGGGAAATGTTAAGATTAGTCATCAGTGGCATTATCCTATTTTTAATATTCACTGGATTATATTGGATTGCTCCTAATGTTAAATTACGCTGTAGAAGTGCTTTTCCGGGAGCTGGTTTTGCAACCGTAGGCTGGATTCTTTCGTCATATGCTTTATCTTTCTACGTAAGTAAGTTTAACAACTTTTCACTGACCTATGGGAGTATTGGAGCCATCATTGTTTTACTAATTTGGTTATATATATCTGGGTTTATTATCATTATCGGCGGCGAGATAAATGCTTTCTATAGTGAGAAGAATAAAACCAACTGTTAA
- a CDS encoding heavy metal translocating P-type ATPase, with protein MSTDAKSLSKVIPNVGIIEKIKPHVELIAAGLSGVFIAAGWITDKTGDHVASIIFYLLAFVIGGFAKAKEGIEATYENKQLNVEMLMIFAAIGSAIIGYWTEGAILIFIFAVSGALETYTMNKSHKEISSLMKLQPEEALLINNGIERRVPVSELKVGDQILVKPGERIPSDGIIKNGYTNIDEAAITGESMPVSKGLEKEVFAGTVNLTGAITVQTTKTSNETLFHKIIELVQSAQSEKSPSQLFIERFEGTYVKTVLAAVLLMMFLPYFLLDWSWNESFYRAMILLVVASPCALVASIMPATLSAISNGAKRGILVKGGVHLENLSHLEAIAFDKTGTLTKGKPEVTEIIVNENFDKMELLWKTASIENQSNHPLAQSIVKYVKENLERDLVHPENLEDVPGWGVKAEINGEQWKIGKADFVGKEAALSFAAGKAADLASQGNTLVFVQVNDCLAAMIALKDVVRQETKLAIDHLKQQGIFTVMLTGDSEKTAKAIAGESHVDQFFAECLPEEKVEQLKKLKEKYKTIAMVGDGINDAPALAIANVGIAMGEGSDVALETADVVLMKNDLPKIAEAIHLSQRMNRIIKQNVIFSITVIMILISSNFFQLLDLPFGVIGHEGSTILVILNSLRLLKN; from the coding sequence ATGAGTACGGATGCTAAGAGTTTATCTAAGGTAATACCCAATGTAGGTATTATAGAAAAAATTAAACCACATGTAGAACTTATTGCTGCTGGACTAAGTGGTGTTTTCATTGCTGCGGGATGGATTACGGACAAAACGGGGGATCATGTTGCTTCCATTATCTTTTATTTATTGGCATTTGTCATTGGTGGCTTCGCCAAAGCCAAGGAAGGAATTGAAGCTACCTATGAAAACAAACAGCTAAACGTTGAAATGCTGATGATTTTTGCTGCGATTGGTTCTGCAATTATCGGTTATTGGACAGAAGGTGCCATTTTGATTTTTATATTTGCTGTTAGTGGTGCATTAGAAACCTATACCATGAACAAGAGTCACAAAGAGATTTCCTCGCTGATGAAGCTTCAGCCGGAAGAAGCTCTTCTAATTAATAATGGGATTGAAAGGCGTGTCCCCGTTTCCGAGCTAAAAGTTGGCGACCAGATTCTCGTAAAGCCTGGAGAAAGAATTCCTTCAGATGGCATTATAAAGAATGGGTATACGAACATTGATGAAGCTGCGATTACTGGGGAATCAATGCCTGTTTCAAAAGGCCTAGAAAAGGAAGTATTTGCGGGGACGGTAAATTTAACAGGAGCCATCACCGTCCAAACAACAAAAACAAGTAATGAAACACTCTTTCATAAAATAATTGAACTTGTGCAATCCGCTCAAAGTGAAAAATCTCCTTCACAGCTGTTTATTGAACGCTTTGAAGGAACCTATGTAAAAACCGTATTAGCTGCTGTTTTATTGATGATGTTCCTCCCCTATTTCCTACTTGATTGGAGCTGGAATGAGTCGTTTTACCGCGCAATGATACTCTTGGTGGTCGCATCTCCTTGTGCACTGGTAGCATCGATTATGCCTGCAACATTGTCTGCCATTTCAAATGGCGCAAAACGAGGTATTTTAGTTAAAGGCGGCGTGCATTTAGAGAACCTCAGCCACTTAGAAGCGATTGCTTTTGACAAAACTGGCACTCTTACAAAGGGAAAACCTGAAGTTACCGAAATAATTGTGAATGAAAACTTTGATAAGATGGAGCTTTTATGGAAGACAGCATCCATTGAAAATCAATCGAATCATCCTCTTGCACAGTCCATCGTCAAGTATGTGAAAGAAAATCTTGAACGTGACCTTGTTCATCCTGAAAACCTTGAAGATGTTCCGGGGTGGGGCGTTAAAGCGGAAATAAATGGTGAACAGTGGAAAATAGGCAAAGCTGATTTTGTTGGAAAAGAGGCGGCACTTTCATTCGCTGCCGGCAAAGCAGCTGACCTGGCAAGCCAAGGCAATACACTTGTATTTGTGCAGGTTAACGATTGTTTAGCTGCGATGATTGCGTTAAAAGATGTTGTGAGACAGGAAACAAAACTTGCAATCGACCATTTAAAGCAACAAGGTATTTTCACGGTCATGCTTACTGGTGATAGTGAGAAAACTGCCAAAGCAATTGCAGGGGAAAGTCATGTCGATCAGTTTTTTGCAGAATGTCTGCCTGAAGAAAAAGTGGAACAGCTCAAAAAATTAAAAGAAAAATACAAAACCATTGCAATGGTGGGAGATGGAATTAATGACGCTCCGGCATTGGCCATTGCAAATGTTGGAATTGCGATGGGTGAAGGGTCCGATGTTGCACTTGAAACAGCGGATGTCGTCTTAATGAAAAATGATTTACCAAAGATAGCAGAAGCCATTCATCTTTCACAACGGATGAATCGGATAATTAAACAAAATGTTATCTTCTCCATCACTGTGATCATGATCTTAATTTCTTCCAACTTTTTCCAATTACTGGATTTGCCATTTGGGGTAATTGGTCATGAAGGCAGTACTATTCTTGTCATTTTGAATAGTTTAAGACTATTAAAAAATTAA
- a CDS encoding MFS transporter translates to MHNKNNFRFWILVTIVAISGFSQGMLLPLIAVIFEKGGVSSSLNGLNATALYIGILLVSPFMEAPLRKYGYKPTIILGGGLVVLALALFPLWKSFWFWFFLRAIIGIGDHALHFATQTWITSSSPTEKRGRNISLYGLFFGIGFASGPLMTPLVNVNEALPFIVSSILCLIGWVFVFTLKNEFPEQEVEINSFFNTIKRFRKTMKYGWVAFLPPFCYGFLESSLNGSFPVYALRRDIDVASVSLILTAFAIGSIITQLPLGVLSDSYGRRNVLMIVLLLGFLTFTSASIFEHSFIGLFISFLLSGMVVGSTFSLGISYMTDLVPKNLLATGNLLCGIFFSLGSLSGPIIGGLFIQFFQRISFFYIISTMLLTLSIIIYAFGKKTYSMVEQHNS, encoded by the coding sequence ATGCATAACAAAAATAATTTTCGATTTTGGATTCTAGTAACCATTGTCGCCATTTCTGGTTTTTCACAAGGAATGCTACTTCCACTTATTGCCGTAATTTTTGAAAAAGGCGGGGTTTCTTCGTCTCTAAATGGATTAAATGCTACTGCGCTCTATATTGGAATTCTTCTTGTTTCACCTTTTATGGAAGCACCCCTGCGAAAATATGGGTATAAACCAACGATTATACTTGGCGGCGGGCTTGTAGTGCTTGCCCTTGCATTGTTTCCATTGTGGAAATCCTTTTGGTTTTGGTTTTTCTTGCGAGCCATCATCGGGATTGGGGACCATGCCTTACATTTTGCTACCCAAACCTGGATTACCTCTTCCTCTCCAACCGAAAAAAGAGGACGGAACATTTCTTTGTACGGCTTATTTTTTGGGATTGGTTTTGCAAGCGGGCCTTTGATGACACCGCTTGTAAATGTTAATGAGGCATTGCCATTTATCGTTTCCTCTATTTTGTGTTTAATCGGCTGGGTATTTGTATTTACATTAAAGAACGAGTTTCCAGAGCAGGAAGTAGAGATTAATTCTTTTTTTAACACCATCAAACGCTTTAGAAAAACGATGAAATACGGCTGGGTCGCTTTTCTTCCACCTTTCTGCTACGGTTTTTTAGAATCTTCACTAAACGGCAGCTTTCCGGTATATGCACTCAGAAGGGATATCGACGTAGCAAGTGTTTCATTGATTCTAACCGCCTTTGCCATAGGCAGTATTATCACGCAGCTGCCATTAGGAGTTCTTAGCGATTCATATGGAAGAAGAAATGTCTTAATGATTGTTCTCCTTCTCGGATTTCTAACTTTTACATCCGCGAGCATATTTGAACATTCCTTTATTGGACTTTTCATCTCCTTCCTCTTATCAGGAATGGTAGTAGGATCGACATTTTCACTTGGAATCAGTTATATGACGGATTTAGTTCCGAAGAATTTGTTAGCAACAGGGAATTTATTATGTGGTATATTCTTTAGCTTAGGAAGTTTGAGCGGACCCATTATTGGCGGATTATTTATTCAATTCTTCCAAAGAATAAGTTTCTTTTATATTATTAGTACCATGTTGTTAACCTTATCCATCATTATTTATGCTTTTGGTAAAAAAACTTATTCAATGGTTGAGCAGCATAACTCTTGA
- the cax gene encoding calcium/proton exchanger, with protein sequence MGKIFMLLTFIGVPLSVIGTLMHWPTMILFVVYCISIIALASYMGRATESLAIVAGPRVGGLLNATFGNAVELIISIFALKEGLIGVVLASLTGSVLGNLLLVAGLSFFIGGLKFKRQKFNVHDARHNSGLLMFAVIVAFVIPEVFSMEMNESKTLTLSIGISVILILLYLSALFFKLVTHRGVYQSEHSESHQDEVPEWSKGKAIGVLLVATLAVAYISENLVHTFEYVAESFGWTELFIGVIIVAIVGNAAEHASAIVMAFKNKMDIAIEIAIGSTLQVAMFVAPVLVLISLFFTETMPLVFTLPELIAMVTSVLLMVVISNDGESNWFEGLTLLAAYFIMGIGFFLL encoded by the coding sequence GTGGGAAAAATATTTATGCTGCTAACTTTTATTGGCGTCCCGCTTTCTGTGATTGGGACACTCATGCACTGGCCAACTATGATTCTTTTTGTTGTATATTGTATTTCAATTATCGCGCTGGCAAGCTATATGGGGAGAGCAACCGAAAGTTTGGCGATAGTCGCCGGACCACGGGTAGGCGGGCTCTTAAATGCTACATTTGGAAATGCTGTTGAATTGATTATTTCCATCTTTGCATTAAAGGAAGGATTGATTGGAGTTGTTCTCGCATCCTTAACGGGTTCTGTCCTCGGTAACCTGCTCCTTGTTGCTGGATTATCTTTTTTTATTGGAGGATTAAAATTTAAAAGGCAGAAATTTAATGTCCATGATGCGCGCCATAATTCTGGACTGCTCATGTTTGCGGTCATCGTTGCATTTGTAATACCAGAAGTTTTTTCAATGGAAATGAATGAGTCAAAAACATTAACCTTAAGTATCGGAATATCTGTTATTCTTATTTTGCTTTACCTCTCGGCATTATTCTTTAAATTGGTTACCCACCGAGGTGTTTATCAAAGTGAGCATAGTGAGTCTCATCAGGATGAAGTTCCAGAATGGAGTAAGGGAAAGGCAATCGGAGTTTTATTGGTTGCTACGTTAGCTGTCGCGTATATCTCCGAAAACCTTGTTCATACCTTTGAATATGTTGCAGAATCATTTGGCTGGACGGAGCTCTTTATCGGGGTGATTATCGTTGCGATTGTTGGGAATGCAGCTGAACATGCATCTGCAATCGTAATGGCATTTAAAAATAAAATGGACATTGCTATTGAGATTGCGATTGGTTCAACCTTACAAGTTGCTATGTTTGTGGCACCTGTGCTTGTTCTTATTTCACTGTTTTTTACGGAAACGATGCCACTTGTATTTACATTGCCTGAATTAATTGCCATGGTAACCTCTGTACTGCTCATGGTTGTAATATCGAATGACGGAGAATCAAACTGGTTTGAAGGACTGACCTTACTTGCTGCCTATTTTATTATGGGCATTGGGTTCTTCCTGCTATAA
- a CDS encoding membrane protein, whose protein sequence is MALFYRFLFFIAGLSIMTFGVCLTIKAELGAGAWDALNVALTEWIGLTIGSWIIIEGAVLVCINSLLIQSRPKLLSLLTIILIGSLVDLWMFFVFESFAVYGLMIKFVTLILGIFIIGLGAAIYLQAKFPSSPIDGFMMAISERFRVSLMMGKTVGELIALIPALILQGPIGIGTIIITFTIGPFVQLCFPYFEKLMQRLIEGNYQGK, encoded by the coding sequence ATGGCATTATTCTATCGCTTTTTATTCTTTATTGCAGGGCTATCCATTATGACCTTTGGAGTTTGTTTAACGATTAAAGCAGAGCTTGGGGCTGGGGCTTGGGATGCACTAAATGTTGCTCTTACTGAATGGATAGGTCTGACGATTGGTAGTTGGATTATCATCGAAGGTGCAGTGTTAGTATGTATTAATTCTTTATTGATACAAAGTAGACCGAAGCTTTTATCTCTATTAACGATCATTTTAATTGGATCATTGGTTGATTTATGGATGTTTTTTGTATTTGAGTCATTTGCAGTTTATGGATTAATGATAAAATTCGTCACCTTAATTCTTGGAATTTTCATCATAGGGCTTGGTGCGGCTATATATTTACAAGCAAAGTTTCCTTCTAGTCCGATTGATGGTTTTATGATGGCCATTAGTGAACGTTTTCGAGTAAGTTTAATGATGGGAAAGACGGTCGGAGAACTTATTGCTTTAATCCCGGCACTGATTCTTCAAGGACCCATTGGTATAGGTACAATCATTATCACTTTTACCATTGGTCCCTTTGTCCAGCTGTGTTTCCCTTACTTTGAAAAATTAATGCAAAGACTGATAGAAGGGAATTATCAGGGGAAATAA
- a CDS encoding YfkD famly protein, with product MKKFIPVVITLLLLLAFLPTASAEKANAKKEPANYQVPASVRNITKENTYPNSTQDLPTLQPSELTKKLIDSSKVKIENPDLIRMLNESSINSTPFAIGYRAIVYLGQWPLNYESTETSPNWEYQKINTNYYDNRGGKVPYQIHYLQEAQKIIRGGLTAKIANAEDVKKMMLLKAMEKTRLPLAFETIIGAGTKNDHVYNIPVNRLGYLFAYAPAVNEKGKVTYGEVYLMLKGSKKIIVIKNVTSQGIGAWIPVQDHVSFGFAASERPR from the coding sequence GTGAAAAAGTTTATCCCTGTCGTAATAACACTGCTCTTACTATTAGCTTTTCTTCCAACTGCTTCTGCTGAAAAGGCAAATGCAAAAAAGGAACCTGCAAATTACCAAGTTCCTGCTTCAGTTCGTAATATTACGAAGGAAAATACGTACCCCAATTCAACACAGGACTTACCAACCTTACAGCCTAGTGAGTTAACCAAAAAGCTGATTGATTCTTCAAAGGTTAAGATTGAAAATCCCGATTTAATCCGCATGCTCAATGAATCCAGTATTAACAGCACACCGTTTGCAATCGGTTATCGAGCAATCGTCTACCTAGGTCAATGGCCATTAAATTACGAGTCAACAGAAACCTCTCCAAACTGGGAGTATCAAAAAATCAATACAAACTACTACGATAATCGCGGCGGCAAAGTCCCTTACCAGATTCATTACCTACAGGAGGCTCAAAAAATTATCCGTGGCGGTTTAACCGCTAAAATCGCAAATGCAGAGGATGTAAAAAAGATGATGCTGTTAAAGGCTATGGAAAAAACACGTCTTCCACTAGCTTTTGAAACGATTATCGGGGCAGGAACGAAGAACGACCATGTCTACAATATCCCAGTTAATCGGCTAGGATACTTATTCGCCTATGCTCCTGCGGTCAATGAAAAAGGCAAAGTCACCTATGGTGAAGTTTATTTAATGCTTAAGGGAAGTAAAAAAATTATCGTCATTAAAAACGTAACCTCGCAAGGAATTGGTGCATGGATTCCGGTACAGGATCATGTTTCATTTGGTTTTGCTGCATCAGAAAGACCAAGATGA
- a CDS encoding SE1561 family protein, giving the protein MGSPTHDKNSQVSFLKQRLNMFLDVLDAIDPEDTDLDDIDNLISMIDELENKCKEFNHRETPESV; this is encoded by the coding sequence TTGGGTAGTCCGACTCATGATAAAAATTCACAAGTTAGTTTTTTAAAGCAGCGATTGAACATGTTCCTAGATGTATTGGATGCTATCGATCCAGAGGATACGGATCTTGATGATATCGACAACTTAATTAGTATGATTGATGAATTAGAAAATAAATGTAAGGAATTCAATCATCGGGAAACACCTGAGTCTGTTTAA
- a CDS encoding fumarate hydratase, translating into MNIEKFQESMYKLVVETSTKLPKDVRRAVSAAKEKENAGTSAAMSLATITNNIKMADDQVSPICQDTGLPTFKIKTPVGVNQLELKEAIKNAIVIATKEGKLRPNSVDSLTGENSGDNLGAGLPVIKFDQWEKDYIDVRLILKGGGCENKNIQYSLPCELEGLGRAGRDLDGIRKCVMHSVYQAQGQGCSAGFIGVGIGGDRSSGYDLAKEQLFRSLDDVNPNEELRALEEYVLENANKLGIGTMGFGGEATLLGCKVGVMNRIPASFYVSVAYNCWAFRRLGVSVDPVSGEINEWMYQEGDFIDFTETEAEKETAAARANDVITLQAPITEEHIRELKVGDVVQINGMMYTGRDAIHKYLSDHDSPVDLNGQVIYHCGPVMLKDKEDVWHVKAAGPTTSIREEPYQGDIMKKFGIRAVIGKGGMGPRTLAALKEHGGVYLNAIGGAAQYYADCIKGVEGVDLMQFGIPEAMWHLRVEGFTAVVTMDSHGNSLHADVDKSSLEKLAQFKDRVFN; encoded by the coding sequence GTGAATATCGAGAAATTTCAGGAGAGTATGTACAAATTAGTAGTTGAAACTTCTACCAAGCTTCCAAAAGATGTACGCCGTGCAGTTAGTGCGGCAAAGGAGAAGGAGAACGCAGGCACAAGTGCAGCAATGAGCCTAGCTACCATTACCAATAACATTAAAATGGCAGATGATCAAGTCTCACCTATTTGCCAAGATACGGGATTACCAACATTTAAAATTAAAACTCCAGTGGGTGTGAACCAATTAGAATTAAAAGAAGCGATTAAAAATGCAATTGTAATCGCAACCAAAGAAGGAAAACTACGTCCTAACTCTGTTGATTCCCTAACAGGTGAAAACAGTGGGGACAACCTAGGTGCTGGGTTACCGGTTATTAAATTTGATCAATGGGAAAAAGATTATATCGATGTTCGTTTGATTTTAAAAGGCGGCGGATGTGAAAATAAAAATATCCAATATAGTCTTCCATGTGAATTAGAAGGGCTTGGCCGGGCAGGACGTGACCTTGATGGTATTCGGAAATGTGTTATGCACTCTGTTTATCAGGCACAAGGACAAGGCTGCAGTGCTGGTTTCATTGGAGTTGGTATTGGCGGAGACCGTTCTTCAGGGTATGATTTAGCAAAAGAACAATTATTCCGCTCTTTAGATGATGTGAATCCAAACGAAGAATTACGCGCGTTAGAAGAGTATGTTCTAGAAAATGCGAATAAATTGGGGATCGGCACGATGGGCTTTGGCGGAGAAGCAACGTTGTTAGGCTGTAAGGTAGGGGTTATGAATCGAATTCCAGCAAGCTTCTATGTATCTGTAGCTTACAACTGTTGGGCATTCCGCCGCTTAGGCGTAAGTGTAGATCCTGTGTCTGGAGAAATTAATGAGTGGATGTACCAGGAAGGCGATTTCATCGATTTCACAGAGACAGAAGCTGAGAAAGAAACAGCTGCCGCTCGTGCTAATGACGTTATCACGCTGCAAGCACCTATCACGGAAGAACACATTCGCGAATTAAAGGTGGGCGATGTTGTTCAAATTAACGGCATGATGTATACAGGCCGTGACGCGATTCATAAATACCTGTCAGATCATGATTCACCAGTCGATTTAAATGGACAAGTCATTTACCACTGCGGGCCCGTTATGTTGAAGGATAAAGAGGATGTCTGGCATGTTAAAGCGGCTGGCCCAACTACAAGTATTCGTGAGGAGCCTTACCAAGGCGACATTATGAAGAAGTTTGGTATCCGTGCTGTTATCGGAAAAGGCGGAATGGGACCTCGTACGTTGGCGGCTCTTAAGGAACACGGAGGCGTGTACCTGAATGCTATCGGCGGCGCCGCTCAGTATTATGCAGATTGTATCAAGGGCGTTGAAGGTGTTGACTTGATGCAATTTGGTATACCTGAAGCGATGTGGCACCTTCGCGTAGAGGGCTTCACAGCCGTTGTAACGATGGATTCACACGGAAACAGCCTGCATGCAGATGTAGATAAGTCTTCTTTAGAAAAATTAGCACAGTTTAAGGATCGCGTTTTTAACTAA
- the pdaA gene encoding delta-lactam-biosynthetic de-N-acetylase — protein sequence MKKLLCILSLLLLLVPQVTYGSAPNKPINWGFKKAVDEQPPDAGAEYEKILEKYGAFFKGDPDSKTLYLTFDNGYEAGYTAQVLDVLKKEKVPATFFVTGHYLLSQPELTKRMVDEGHLIGNHSWHHPNMTQISDERIREELRKVKDKTKEITGQKKMKYLRPPRGVFSERTMQIAKEEGYTHVFWSLAFVDWNTNAQRGWQYSYDNIMKQIHPGCILLLHTVSKDNADALETVIKDLKKKGYKFKSLDDFPKKNKITTFFQRLGRK from the coding sequence ATGAAGAAATTATTGTGCATCCTTAGTTTGCTGCTGTTACTGGTACCACAGGTAACATATGGGTCCGCTCCAAATAAGCCAATCAATTGGGGTTTTAAGAAAGCTGTAGATGAACAGCCGCCAGATGCTGGTGCAGAGTATGAAAAAATACTTGAGAAATACGGTGCTTTTTTTAAAGGAGACCCAGACTCAAAGACGCTTTATCTTACCTTTGATAATGGGTACGAGGCAGGGTATACCGCCCAAGTTTTAGATGTATTAAAGAAGGAAAAAGTGCCGGCAACCTTTTTTGTGACGGGGCATTATTTATTATCGCAACCTGAATTAACAAAGCGGATGGTGGATGAAGGTCATCTCATTGGAAATCATTCCTGGCATCACCCCAATATGACACAAATCAGTGATGAGCGAATTCGTGAAGAACTTAGAAAAGTTAAGGACAAAACAAAAGAAATAACAGGTCAAAAGAAGATGAAGTATTTACGTCCGCCTCGGGGCGTTTTTAGTGAGAGAACGATGCAAATTGCGAAGGAAGAAGGCTATACGCATGTCTTCTGGTCGCTGGCGTTTGTGGACTGGAATACCAACGCGCAAAGGGGCTGGCAATATTCATATGATAACATTATGAAACAAATTCACCCCGGTTGTATCCTGCTGCTCCACACCGTTTCCAAGGATAACGCCGATGCCTTAGAAACCGTGATCAAGGATTTGAAAAAGAAAGGCTATAAATTTAAAAGTCTGGATGATTTTCCGAAAAAGAATAAAATTACGACGTTTTTCCAAAGACTGGGCAGAAAATAG